From Paenibacillus sp. V4I7, one genomic window encodes:
- a CDS encoding acetyl-CoA carboxylase carboxyltransferase subunit alpha: MAGEMPFEQPLAELKKKIAELRTFGAEKQIDFSEEIRRLEERYVELEDELYANMSSAEKMQLARHPQRPTTIDYIGTIFTDFIEFHGDRLYGDDLAIVGGLAKLNGIPVTVVGHQKGKDTKDNIARNFGCPHPEGFRKALRLMRQANKFKRPIVTFIDTKGAFPGNAAEERGQGEAIARNLLEMASFRVPIICIVIGEGGSGGALALGVGNKVLMLENAIYSVISPEGAASILYKDASKALHAAEAMKITADHILELKVIDGIIPEPKGGAHRDLAAQAELIKTAIWEQLQHLLSMNEQELLEDRYRKFREIGRFTFTQEGNHA; this comes from the coding sequence ATGGCGGGTGAAATGCCGTTTGAACAGCCGCTGGCGGAACTAAAGAAGAAGATTGCGGAACTGCGTACTTTTGGCGCAGAGAAGCAAATTGACTTTTCAGAGGAAATCCGCCGTTTGGAAGAAAGATATGTTGAACTCGAAGATGAGCTTTATGCGAATATGTCTTCTGCTGAGAAAATGCAGTTGGCTCGCCATCCGCAAAGGCCAACAACGATTGATTATATTGGAACCATTTTCACGGATTTCATAGAGTTTCATGGCGATCGCCTTTATGGGGATGACCTTGCGATTGTAGGTGGACTAGCTAAATTGAACGGCATTCCGGTTACGGTTGTCGGTCATCAAAAAGGGAAAGATACGAAGGACAATATTGCTCGTAACTTCGGTTGTCCGCATCCGGAAGGGTTCCGTAAAGCGCTGCGTTTGATGCGTCAAGCGAACAAGTTTAAGCGTCCTATTGTGACGTTTATTGATACCAAGGGGGCATTCCCTGGGAATGCTGCAGAAGAGCGCGGCCAAGGAGAAGCGATTGCCAGAAATTTACTGGAAATGGCCTCTTTTCGTGTGCCGATCATCTGTATTGTTATTGGGGAAGGCGGCAGTGGTGGCGCACTCGCGTTAGGTGTAGGTAACAAGGTATTAATGTTGGAGAATGCTATCTATTCGGTTATTAGTCCCGAAGGCGCGGCTTCCATCTTATATAAAGATGCTTCCAAAGCTTTACACGCGGCAGAAGCCATGAAAATTACTGCGGATCATATCTTGGAGCTTAAAGTGATCGACGGTATTATTCCAGAGCCTAAAGGTGGCGCTCACCGGGATTTAGCAGCACAAGCAGAATTGATCAAAACAGCTATCTGGGAACAGCTTCAGCATTTGCTAAGTATGAACGAACAGGAGCTGCTCGAGGACCGTTACCGCAAATTTAGAGAGATCGGCCGGTTCACATTCACTCAGGAGGGAAACCATGCGTAA
- a CDS encoding DNA polymerase III subunit alpha encodes MSSFVHLHVHSEYSLLDGAARMEELVSRAADLGMTSLALTDHGVMYGAIAFYKACKQRGIKPIIGCEVYFTAGSIRDKGTRQEQPIYHLILLAKNFQGYQNLMKLCSIGHLQGFHYKPRIDLEHLAKHSEGLICLSSCLGSEVSQHLLHNRHDEAKKAAERYRDIFGDDFFLEIQDHGMIEQKKVMISMIELSKETGIPLIATNDVHYVTEPDHVMQDILICIGTGKTVEDTDRLKMGTSQMYLKSEEEMKRLFVHVPEALTNTSVVASRCELELTFGKSILPSFRPIPDHLTAGEYLQKLCVQGLEQRYSAKSEWHTADSPLRKQAEERLTYELGVIEKMGFSDYFLIVWDFIRFAHEKSIMTGPGRGSSAGSLVAYVLRITNVDPLKYKLLFERFLNPERITMPDIDIDFSDERRDEVIDYVVAKYGHEHVAQIITFGTMAAKAAVRDVGRVLNVPYGDVDRAAKAIPNQLGMTLSEALQVSSDLKGLVARQPKTAELLEMAMRVEGMPRHASTHAAGVVISREPLTQYVPLQEGTAQTALTQYTMEHLEAIGLLKMDFLGLRTLSIIERTVDWIAQMEDVRLNFDVLDMDEDAVTYGMLSKGETTGVFQLESSGVRKVLKDLKPSVFEDIISVVALYRPGPMEFIPKYIFGKHGQMEVVYPHPTLEPILRDTYGIIVYQEQIMQIASSMAGFSLGEADLLRRAVSKKKREVLDEERAHFVSGSLRQGFNADEANHVYDMIVRFADYGFPRAHATAYGVLAFQTAYLKAHYPIYFMASMLTAVMGNHRKVAEYVDECRRVKLAVLPPDVNGSGTVFTPDPAAGAIRFGLAAIKNVGTQAIDAILNERKQSQFESLLDFCRRVDLRVCNKRVIESLIQGGAFDTLGGHRAQLMAILDETIASATKWRKERDDLQLHLFGFVEEPNWEVEVPNIPPMPQSKQLELEKELLGMYISGHPLDAYAEQLGEIEAVMLHQLGELPDNSEVLVAGMILANKTIVTKKGQPMAFMELEDRIERIEVVLFPETWKNAAPLVQKGRLVLVRAKLQLQDEDPPKLLAEQLVALDDPAGVQRLRRQPGAHRRSADVVSDPSARTAAISGGARSPAAVTQAAPAAGRQESRAAAQPARTNAAEPKAQRVFVKISADCEQPDKLLQLKALLKLHKGGLAVALFYESSNKLLALSDQYLVDPSKDLFRMIETIMGKDSVRVK; translated from the coding sequence ATGAGTTCGTTTGTACACTTGCATGTTCATAGTGAATACAGTTTATTAGACGGTGCAGCACGTATGGAGGAGCTTGTTTCCCGAGCGGCTGATCTTGGCATGACCTCTCTGGCATTGACGGATCACGGTGTCATGTATGGCGCCATTGCCTTCTACAAAGCCTGCAAACAGCGAGGCATTAAACCAATTATTGGTTGTGAAGTCTATTTCACAGCGGGATCTATTCGCGATAAAGGAACTAGACAGGAACAGCCGATCTATCACCTCATTCTGCTCGCCAAAAATTTTCAAGGCTATCAAAATTTAATGAAGCTCTGCTCAATCGGGCACTTACAGGGCTTTCACTATAAACCGCGCATCGATTTGGAACATTTAGCCAAGCATTCAGAGGGACTTATTTGTCTAAGCTCCTGCTTAGGCAGCGAGGTTTCCCAGCATTTGCTTCACAATCGTCACGACGAAGCCAAAAAAGCGGCGGAGCGTTATCGTGACATTTTCGGCGATGACTTCTTTCTGGAAATTCAAGATCATGGGATGATTGAACAGAAAAAAGTGATGATCTCAATGATCGAGCTGAGTAAAGAAACCGGAATCCCGCTAATTGCCACGAATGATGTGCATTATGTGACTGAACCGGATCATGTGATGCAGGACATTCTCATCTGTATTGGAACAGGCAAAACAGTGGAGGATACAGATCGGCTTAAGATGGGGACAAGTCAGATGTATTTGAAAAGCGAAGAGGAGATGAAACGTTTATTCGTCCATGTCCCCGAAGCGCTTACGAATACGAGTGTTGTAGCTTCACGCTGTGAACTCGAACTTACGTTCGGTAAATCGATTTTGCCTAGCTTTCGTCCGATTCCAGATCACCTTACAGCAGGTGAATATTTGCAAAAGCTCTGTGTGCAGGGGCTGGAACAGCGTTATTCTGCTAAATCAGAGTGGCATACAGCGGATTCACCGCTGCGGAAACAAGCAGAAGAACGTCTTACGTATGAGTTAGGCGTTATTGAGAAAATGGGTTTCTCCGATTACTTCTTGATCGTATGGGATTTTATTCGTTTTGCGCACGAAAAGAGTATCATGACAGGGCCGGGCAGGGGATCTTCTGCCGGAAGTCTAGTTGCGTATGTACTGCGCATTACGAATGTGGATCCACTTAAATATAAGCTGCTGTTTGAACGTTTTCTTAACCCAGAGCGGATTACAATGCCGGATATTGATATCGATTTTAGCGATGAACGCCGGGATGAAGTGATTGACTACGTGGTTGCCAAATATGGGCACGAGCATGTCGCGCAAATTATTACCTTCGGAACGATGGCGGCTAAAGCTGCGGTAAGGGACGTCGGGCGTGTGTTAAATGTACCCTATGGGGATGTTGACCGTGCGGCTAAGGCAATTCCGAATCAACTAGGAATGACCTTATCGGAAGCGCTGCAGGTTAGTTCTGATTTAAAGGGGCTGGTCGCCAGACAGCCCAAGACAGCAGAGTTGCTTGAAATGGCGATGCGTGTTGAAGGAATGCCGCGCCATGCTTCAACGCATGCTGCAGGGGTTGTCATTTCCAGAGAACCGTTAACGCAGTATGTCCCTCTCCAAGAAGGGACGGCACAGACAGCTCTTACCCAGTATACGATGGAGCATTTGGAAGCCATCGGACTGTTAAAGATGGACTTTCTCGGCTTGCGGACGCTGTCTATTATAGAACGAACGGTTGATTGGATTGCACAGATGGAAGATGTTCGACTCAACTTTGATGTGCTGGATATGGATGAGGATGCTGTAACCTACGGTATGCTTAGTAAGGGAGAAACGACGGGTGTCTTCCAATTAGAGTCATCTGGGGTACGCAAGGTGTTGAAGGACTTGAAGCCCTCAGTGTTTGAAGATATTATTTCCGTTGTGGCCTTGTACCGTCCAGGTCCGATGGAGTTTATACCTAAGTACATTTTTGGGAAGCACGGACAGATGGAGGTTGTTTACCCGCATCCTACGTTAGAACCTATCCTTCGGGATACGTACGGCATTATCGTCTACCAAGAGCAAATTATGCAAATTGCCTCATCAATGGCCGGTTTTAGCTTAGGCGAAGCAGATTTGTTAAGACGAGCAGTGTCAAAGAAGAAGCGGGAAGTGCTGGATGAAGAACGGGCACATTTCGTTTCGGGCAGCTTGCGTCAAGGTTTTAACGCCGATGAGGCTAATCATGTCTATGATATGATCGTGCGTTTTGCTGATTATGGTTTCCCGCGTGCGCATGCAACGGCATATGGGGTGCTGGCATTTCAAACAGCTTATTTAAAAGCGCACTATCCGATCTATTTTATGGCTTCTATGTTAACGGCTGTCATGGGGAATCATCGGAAGGTAGCCGAATATGTGGATGAATGCCGACGGGTGAAATTGGCTGTGCTGCCGCCTGATGTCAATGGCAGCGGAACCGTATTTACACCGGATCCTGCGGCCGGGGCGATCCGCTTCGGACTTGCTGCGATCAAAAATGTAGGCACTCAAGCCATCGATGCTATTCTTAATGAACGGAAACAGTCACAGTTCGAGAGCTTGCTTGATTTCTGCAGACGTGTTGATTTACGCGTATGTAATAAGCGAGTAATTGAATCGCTCATTCAAGGTGGAGCCTTTGACACGCTAGGCGGGCATCGCGCCCAGCTGATGGCTATTCTCGATGAAACCATCGCCTCCGCAACCAAATGGCGCAAGGAACGGGATGATCTGCAGCTTCACCTCTTCGGCTTCGTTGAAGAACCGAATTGGGAGGTGGAAGTTCCGAACATACCTCCGATGCCGCAGAGCAAACAGTTGGAGCTCGAGAAGGAACTTCTCGGCATGTATATATCCGGACATCCGCTTGATGCCTATGCGGAGCAGCTTGGGGAGATCGAAGCGGTTATGCTTCATCAGCTAGGCGAGCTGCCTGATAACAGCGAGGTTCTTGTAGCGGGGATGATCCTCGCGAATAAGACGATCGTCACGAAGAAGGGGCAGCCTATGGCGTTCATGGAGCTGGAGGATCGTATCGAAAGGATAGAGGTGGTGTTGTTCCCCGAGACCTGGAAGAATGCGGCTCCGCTCGTGCAGAAGGGCAGACTCGTCCTCGTCCGGGCGAAGCTGCAGCTTCAGGACGAGGACCCGCCCAAGCTGCTCGCGGAGCAGCTTGTCGCGCTGGACGACCCTGCGGGCGTCCAGCGGCTCCGCCGGCAGCCAGGGGCGCATAGGCGATCAGCTGACGTAGTCAGCGATCCGTCAGCGCGCACGGCTGCCATCTCAGGCGGCGCACGCAGCCCCGCCGCTGTCACACAGGCGGCCCCTGCGGCGGGCCGCCAGGAGTCCCGCGCTGCGGCGCAGCCGGCGCGCACGAACGCTGCGGAGCCGAAGGCGCAGCGGGTGTTCGTCAAGATCTCGGCTGACTGCGAGCAGCCGGATAAGCTGCTGCAGCTGAAAGCGCTGCTGAAGCTGCACAAGGGTGGGCTCGCGGTTGCGCTTTTCTACGAAAGCAGCAACAAGCTCTTGGCCCTGAGCGACCAATATTTGGTCGATCCTTCGAAGGATTTGTTCCGTATGATTGAGACCATCATGGGTAAAGATTCGGTCAGAGTGAAATAA
- a CDS encoding phosphatidylglycerophosphatase A, which produces MTEQHMIQLLQKRGVTVEQISEIVFKLQRPYNDQLSQEECIESVLAVLAKREVQYTLYTGIALDELAEKKLLPEPLQSILEADEPLFGVDETLALGIVHVYGMIGLTSFGYLDKEKMGIIRTLNDDRSSVHVFLDDLICGLAAAASARIAHQNEHAPDYSSKLRLD; this is translated from the coding sequence ATGACTGAACAACATATGATCCAGTTACTGCAAAAACGCGGTGTAACGGTAGAGCAAATCTCTGAAATTGTGTTCAAGCTGCAGAGGCCCTATAATGATCAACTATCGCAAGAAGAGTGTATCGAGAGTGTGCTGGCTGTTCTCGCCAAGCGGGAAGTGCAGTATACGCTGTATACGGGCATTGCTCTTGATGAATTGGCTGAGAAAAAACTACTGCCCGAACCGTTGCAATCGATTCTTGAAGCGGATGAACCCCTGTTCGGCGTCGATGAAACTCTGGCCCTAGGCATTGTTCATGTATATGGTATGATTGGCTTGACTAGCTTTGGCTATTTAGATAAGGAAAAAATGGGTATTATTCGAACATTGAATGATGATCGAAGTTCTGTACATGTTTTTCTGGATGATTTGATCTGTGGTTTGGCGGCAGCCGCTTCAGCCAGAATCGCTCATCAGAATGAGCATGCGCCTGATTATAGCAGTAAATTACGTCTGGACTAG
- the accD gene encoding acetyl-CoA carboxylase, carboxyltransferase subunit beta: MLKDLFQKRKYATIPSEKTKRDIPEGLMNKCPKCGTIQTSKELEKNLKVCTACGYHYRLSAPERIQLTLDEGQFLEYDADMISEDPLEFPDYVDKLDKAKSTTKLQDAIMTGEGTIGGYPVIVAAMSFDFMGGSLGSVVGEKITRAVEAATQKKVPIIIYSTSGGARMQESILSLMQMAKTSAALSKLGAEGGLFISIITDPTFGGVSASFAMLGDIIIAEPAAPFGFTGRRVIEQTIKQKLPDNFQTSEFNLEHGQLDKVVSRKDMRPTLIKLLDMHGVKGEATYGG; encoded by the coding sequence GTGCTAAAGGATTTATTTCAAAAGCGTAAATATGCAACGATTCCTTCCGAGAAAACAAAACGGGATATTCCCGAAGGTTTAATGAATAAATGCCCGAAATGCGGTACGATCCAAACGAGCAAAGAGCTTGAGAAGAATCTAAAAGTCTGTACAGCTTGTGGCTATCATTATCGGTTAAGCGCGCCCGAACGTATCCAATTAACGCTCGATGAAGGTCAGTTTTTGGAATACGACGCTGACATGATCTCCGAGGATCCTTTGGAGTTCCCTGACTACGTAGATAAATTAGATAAAGCGAAGAGCACAACGAAATTACAAGATGCAATTATGACCGGTGAAGGTACGATTGGTGGCTATCCGGTTATTGTTGCGGCTATGAGTTTTGACTTCATGGGTGGATCACTAGGCTCCGTTGTTGGGGAAAAAATAACCAGAGCGGTTGAAGCTGCAACTCAAAAGAAAGTTCCAATTATCATTTACTCCACATCAGGTGGAGCTCGTATGCAAGAAAGCATTCTAAGCTTGATGCAAATGGCGAAGACAAGCGCTGCTTTGTCCAAGCTCGGCGCGGAAGGCGGATTATTTATTTCTATTATTACAGATCCGACTTTCGGCGGCGTATCTGCGAGTTTTGCTATGCTAGGCGATATTATTATTGCTGAACCGGCTGCACCATTTGGATTTACAGGCCGTCGTGTTATTGAGCAAACGATTAAACAGAAGCTGCCGGACAATTTCCAGACATCTGAATTCAATCTCGAGCATGGTCAGCTCGACAAGGTCGTGAGCCGTAAGGATATGCGTCCTACGTTAATCAAGCTGTTAGACATGCACGGAGTGAAGGGGGAGGCGACTTATGGCGGGTGA